AGAGGAATTGTTCTTAAAAGACAACATTCATCCATAGTTCTTTAGACTACACATGTTCATGTTCTTATGGGCTCCACCTTATTCTATTTCATGTCCTCTTGGTTACAGCTTCCCAAGTTGGCAATACAAATTACAGAGAGGCCTACTTGGCCTTGATTTATCCAAcaatatataatgtgaaaattttaatttcgagaccataaaatatttgaagCAATAGTAAAGCTCTATGCacattaaaacctaaaaatgacaataaaaatgttatacaacCACTCTATTTGCTTGATTTGAAACCCattggttttaaaattaatagatCTAAAAAAGCCTTGAtttgaaatccattgatttttaaattccTTATTTGGGTCTTTTTATAcaatgaaggatttgaaatTCCATTGTTTGGATACCTaaaattggatttggatttggatttagatttagatttggatttaagatcaataaattaattttcccaattattatttttcttaaactttctacattttaattttagtaacattttttaataaatacatgaGGTAATGAAGAAGCCATTGATAATCCAATTGCCAAGATGATGACTAAAAATTTGTCATCTCAGgcaactatatttttttttttttggccaactATTGACAACTAAAATGTTCAATATCAACATAAAGAGAGAACCCAAATGCATGagttttttcacaacatttaaaactcaaactaaaaaattgttTCGAAGTTCTTAACTGCTAAAAAGTTCTATATCGCAAGAGAGACGATAAAGTATCTAAAATATGTGGCTTTtacacaaaattcaaaacaaagagGCCATTGATACACCAATTGACAAGATAATGACTAAATATCTTCCAtcatagcgaactaaaaaaatatccTGCCAACTCTTgccaactaaaatattttagagagagagagagagagtatccaaaatacatggtttttttttaacaacattcaaaatctcaaactaaaaaattgttTCGAAGTGGATCTTttctactcttttttctttggcaaGGCTTAATTGCATAACTTATTGATAACAAATGTTGACATGTTGTTTTACAATTGGAGAATTCATCACTTTTCTCCTTCCTCAGTCATAAATTCAATTGCATCGTCCATATATTTTGCACCAATGCCAATAGCTCTATCCCTCCCACACAAGATCTCAATGTCCTTCAATTGTCAATAACTTAAATGCTTTTATATCACAtgcttttgtatttttctaaggagaaaaaaaaagaagcaatgagaacttaaataaaataaattggacaataaaacaaaggaaagggcaaaaaataaaataaaaagtagtacGTTATGTGATGATTATATTAGTGATAAACTTATATTTAATAGCTAACAATCTATACCCACAACATGGTAAGCACATCGAAAGACAATTGTAAGCACAACAAAATGCAAGTTCATATATAAGTGTGTGCATAATAGTTTTTTCATTGAAGTTACTTGGAGAGACTGGATTTCTTCAGTTTTAGCAACTAGATAGAAAGGTGCTAATCCCACCAGTAAACTATTAAATATACCAAATAGCATCATTAAACCATTAAACTACACTAATTGAATATAGAAGCCTACAATGCAATtcactcaagtttcaaaaaatatttaaaagattCTATATTATGAAACTTGACTGAataatgaaaaagttaaaaaacaaaatgagtAATGCTATTTTTAGTGGGTTTCTCACTTGTAAGATAATCCTCATTCAAGTAAAGTTTTCACTAGGAAATGAATATCATGGGAAAGGAAGGGTAAAAAAGCCTAAGCAATAATACcctatgaattttaaaaattatagaaatcAATACATTACATGCAGTAGATAGAGTATGTTAATCCTACAATCACTTTGAGTAGGCCTTGTACCACAACAGCCAAGTGAGCACTAGTCCCAGAAATGAGccaaaatttttcattcctcAATGTTAGGActatgtgatttgatgttaggaacatatgtcaacattttatgtaattgggtaatcctttgacaaaacgcactttacttgtaattgggtagatctaggatgtatttaatgcttcaagaaacaaggtttcaagttcaagtgttagaGCCAtgtaagtctgtccaagaatcaagtaagaaagtgcaggattttaaaactcgacatcTAGCatttatcgaggtttaaaagctgttGAAGCCTATGGCTCAATAGCTAGCtcaatagatggctatctattgaggtttatgaaattcagtttttgaGAGTTGATTTCAATCCAATCTGTGGGTatatgtttgagctttcttttctcatagcCCTAAACataagaaagcccaaacatatataagaattattttgagggccgtaaaaggttacagaagttgcacaagagcacaattccacaagtgtgaagaaaggtgtgaccggaaacctagtttgccctagttcttctttttcttgaagaagctgctgtgtttgtacacagtagggttttgtaaccaagcaacGTCATGATCGTcattgtgtgatgaactgaagaactttgcagctaacatccttctcaagttggtgatcaagtcgcgtactgggatccgagcatttggttagtcacgtactgggagccgtgcattaaaaaagagagactatcactacagaataagtccaattaggtattggggtaagggttcaactgtaggttggtataaggtactgagattcctttacttgtaaccacttgttttgataatagtggattctggggagtggtgaccttaaaatcactcggtggggttttgcctcggtggttttccccattcgtaaataaatcacccgtgtcatttaatttccgctgcatttaattatttggtgatttgtttgtgctaccacgcgctttgcatgttaattaacttaattaattcacttgactaaattaattggttaatttatcacaaggggtcaatacattcttggcctatcaagtggtatcagagcagacacactctgattagggttaatctttgctgtgtgatccattgacccttgtttgTAATGGATAGAagacagtctcttattatacctcatttatttgatggcattaactatgcatgagagctttcttgcagtctttagatgagaaaatgTGGTAAGctatggagataggctggaTTAAGCCTACAGAAGTGCcagccgactgggatgatgctaagatcaaggcggcaaactttAACAGTAGGGCACTGAATGCTCTATTCAGCGCAGTCactaatgaggaattcaagaggaTATCCAccactgaaactgctaaggaagcatgaaccattctctagacaacctatgaagaaACTAAggttgtcaaggattcaaagttttagaggctcactacaagctttgaagagatcaagatggaggaggatgagtcatttgatgagttctatgccaagcttaaGAACATAGTAAACTCAGCTTTTAATCTTGAAGAAATTGATGATTCCTTGATTATCAGTGGGTTGACAAGACTTGAACGTTGATCTTTgggctatctcctgtaatacaaaggacacagaatcagaggggaccggtgaggaccggccaaaaatcctccgatgatcaagttagttaCTTTGAACTCTCTGTAACGAAGAAGTATTCTCTTAACAGTAAGAAAATGTCTGAAAAATCCCCTTAcccttcatcgaagaagccttatatagtgtgtgtgtgtggaacggttatctgtttggtaaccgttcccagtgtcgaggagtccagagaattgggagtaacttccataaccgctgtggaagttacctaggtcggacgggccgatgaactcgtccatccatagtaaggatggacgagaccttcatGAGAAGCTTgtccacttttagtccatccatagtaaggatggacgagacctccatgatgatctcgtccacttttagtgaaagatggacgagatcatcttggaaggcttgtcGTTCATAAATGACGAGTAGATCTCACGAGGTATTAAGCTCGTCCATATACGGACGAGGTTCGCTGGTACGCTTGCAATTTTCTCCGCCTATTGTAGCTTCTGtcgttggacgagacatatggacgagttatggacttgggattatttgtgacaccatcagttgccccatCGTCCATGTGAGTCGTCCAAAAGGTTGAACGTTCTTGGACACAATTGGTTAATAATTACTGTACCACGTGTCCTTTTCTTATTAGAGACTGATTCCGTCGATTTATTTTTCCGAGGTAGATGCCACGTGTCGCTTCCGTATTGGTTGGGTCGTTTCGATTACCCAGGTCAGCatcctataaatagtggaatgcCTCCCTTAACCCTCCTCATTCCagaaattttcttccttgacatcCATCGTCTAGAGCCTCGTCTAGGAGTTCTCTGCGTCTAGAGTCTTCTTCCGTCTAGAGCCAggtactcttctttttctcgtcTTTAGGTTTAAGTTTCTTGTTAGGGATGTCTGTTGCTTCCTCGTCTACTGATAGCCTTAATAAGGTTATAGACGAGTATTGTGATGATACTAGTGATAGGTCTAGCTCTAGCAGTGCTAGTGATGAGAGTGGAGGAAGCACGGACGAGAACTACTCTTCTGGGGCCCCTGGGCTCCCTATTGAAGTCGTCCAAGAACAGCTTAGGAGAGCTTCTGGCTCTCAAGCTGGTTCTCCGTCCAATCCTTCGGACGAGGTAGAGACCGTCTTTAGTTGCGCTGTAGGCGTCCATTCTAAGACGGACGAACAAAGGTTAGGTAACCTTAAATCCTGGTATCAAATCCCGGACGAGTTTAACCCTAGGTTACCCGTCCATGGAGAGTGGTGTTGTGAGCCCCGTTTTGGAATAGGCGTCTATGAATCTTACTTCTTAggtggccttaggtttcctttaaatgcctTCTCTAGGGAGTTATTAGTCAAGTTAGGTTTAGGTGTTTGTCAATTCAATCCTAATGCATGGAGATTAATTAtctccatgcaaattttgtggagggaagtttttggtggggaccgtcctcttacagtggacgagttcctttattgttataaaccttCTGCCATAAGTCAATCTGAAGGTTTTTATCAGTTTACTGCTAGGGGGAATGATTGTAGGTTGATCAAGTCCCTAGCTTCGTCTGATAGGAAGTGGAAGACGgagttcatttttctttcaggCTTCTGGGCAGGGAACCCTGTGGACGTTGGCAGGGATCCCTTTCCCCCTTACACTGGGGAcctagggaaccttcgtccagAAGGTACGTCCCTTCCCCTTGTCTATTTTTATTCTTACTCCTATTTGGTACATTTACAATTTCTAACCTTTATTTGTTCATTGTGTTGTAGCTGCCAAACGTCCGTCCTTGAGCAAATTTCACCGTGACCGCGTCCACAGGGCTCGTCTACACACAGATAGGAGCTTCCATTCTCTGGTCACGCTTAGACGTCTAGCCAAGTGGGGTTTAGGTCCCGAGCCTTCAGACGAAGCTATAGCCCACGAAGTTACTGTgcgaaaaagtaagtttttagctaaacttcctttcccttttcttttttgtatacaTTTCTTAATTTGTTCATCTCGTCTTAGGAATGTCAACAATGAAAGAGAACAAAGGGAAGGAAATTGCTGGAGAAGGGAAGCGTCCTGAGGGTATGGCCCAGGATCGTCCTGAGGGTCAGACGCGTCCAACGGCTggggacaaaagaaaattcttgccAAAGAATATTGACCTGGAAGGGCTCCCCAGTCGTAGAGACAAAAGGGTTAAGCAGGGCTCGTCCAAGGTGGTTAAGTCAAAACCTCCTCAGTCTCAGCCTGCCGTCCAGATAGTTGACGTGGACTCGTCCACTCCAGTTGAATCCATTCCGTCCAAGACTCCGCCCAGAACTCCTTTAGCCAAGTCTACTACGCCTGGCTCGTCCCAGCCTTCTACGAACATTATTGAGAGTGAAGATCTGGCTTGGGAAGGTTTCCAGACAGCCGTCAAGGACGAGGATATAAACATGTGCTATAACATGGGCTTGAAGGAATTTGAACATTCAGGCGTCCATGACCTCTTCAAGGTATGCCAGTATCCCTCGTCCTTGTTCAGTTATTAACTTTTCTTCATTTAATCATTCTATGTTGTTCTGTCTATTCACAGGCCATGTCAAAGTTTATAGCAGCGTCTAGACAGGCAACGGAGCTGGACAAGACGAGAGTCTTGTTGGAGACAAGGATTCAGGAGGTGAACGCTGACTGTAAGAAATGGGCTGGGTTTGCTGAAAAAGCTAAGGACGAGGTCAAAGAGCGTAACAAGTTGATTGAGGAGCTAAGGACggatgcattggagaaggaAACGCGCATTGATCACTTACAAAAGATGAACAATGAGTTGAATGCTCGTCTTTCCAAGGCAAGAGAGGACGCTGTGGCTGAGTTCAAGTCGTCCAAAGAGTATACAGACACTTTGGATAGCAATTATGCAGCTGGTTTTGAAGATTTCAGAATGGACGCTGTTGAAAACTTCCCTGAAGTTGACTTCAGCGCAATCAAGCTTAACCTTGCTGCTGCCACAAGCTCTCTCCTCCAGACCGGCTCTGATGACGTCAACGTGGAAGACGACGCCAGTACTCAGCCTCCTCAGGACGAGCCTGTTGAGAATGCTCCCCCTTCTTAGGACGAGACTTTAACCTTTGTaactttgctttttctttctttttgtaaccTTTGTGTTTGGTCCTTTGTTTTTGGACCTTCTTTATGTAACAAGAATACATTATACTCGTCCATGGTTTTAGGACGGGTTTTTTAAGTATACTATTTCTGCTTTTCAAACTAAtcaagggtttttggacgtaggatgtccaccctttgaatgaagttttattttctttgcatggacaaatgatttcattttctttgcatggacgagtgatttcattttctttgcatggacggATGCTGCTAAGCTATTTTACTCCTAGCTCGTCCATGTcgagaatacatatttttcatgtagTCTAACTCGTCTTAGcaggtagtatttttaattagctTGATTCGTCTTAAGACTTGCAAACTAATTTTACATACCATCTACTTATTTTGCCAACTTTTTCTCTCGTCCAGAATTTGGATTGTTTCAGTTGGCTCTACCTCGTCCATGAGTTGGACGAGTATGGATGTGGTTTCTTccttttattcaagaaaatttagacGTTACATCTCTGCGTCCAGAGATTTTGTTCGTCTTGGATCTTTCAACCCTCTTGAGGATTGAATTGGACGACAATATCACGGagaattcacacaacattttgtacataacataaatattgtttacagaCAAGGCACATGCACACTgatgcctttttatttaataaatacatacttCATGACTTCGTCCATAACCACAACAcaattataaaaagtaaatcaTAGTTTCAAACTTCACACACAAACAATACCAAACATAGTAGTATCAAACAGCATCACTCATAGAAGTACGCTAGTAGACAGATAAGACCCAGTCTCGTCCATAGGTTCACTCTTACTGgtagtacctcctcaggtgctccacattccaaggatgttccaactttctcccgtccagggcctccaggtagtaggatccttgccttttacagttgattactctatagggtccttcccagtttgggcccaacttcccatgtgctgggttcttggttgacaaagagacctttctcaggacgagatctcctatattgaaacgcctaggcttcaccatcgcatcatactgcctagccatgaggttcttatactttgctgccCTGTGTTCTGCGTTTGCccttacctcgtctattagATCGAGGTTCAGACGAAGCTGGTCCTTATTATCCTTGTCTTGATACATCATCACCCTGTGATTAGCCATATGTACTTCTGCAGGTATGACTACATCGCTTCCATAGGCTAACTTGAAAGGGGTCTCCCCTGTAGGGGTCCTCACTgtggtcctgtatgcccataaaactcctggtaattcatctggccatattccctttgcccccttaagccgagtcttgatgattttcaacaaggatcggtttgcaacTTCAGCCTGGCCGTTGGCTTGGGGGTGTGCAGGGgaggagtaatggttctgaattccaaagtgtaagcaaaagtccttgaagagtgcattgtcaaattgtcgTCCGTTGTCAGACACCAATACCTTTGGCACTCCAaatctgcatacaatgttcttccagacgaagttTTTCACATTCTGCTGTGTGATATTTGCCAACGGttctgcctccacccatttggtgaagtaatcgatgCCCACCACTAGAAACTTCATCTGCCTTATTCCTAAAGGGAAgggacccaaaatgtctagtccccattgtgcaaagggcCACGGTGCCACCATTGGGGTGAGGTATTCCGATGGTTGTCTGGGGACGTTGCTAAATCGCTGGCATTGGTCGCAAACCTTAACGTATGCTTTAGCATCAGCTTGCATGTGCGGCCAGTAATACCCTGCACGGACGACCTTGTGAACAAGTGATCTGGCTCCTGAGTGATTGCCACATGCcccttcatgaacttctcttAGCACGTAGTTTGCTTCGTCCGGAGTTAAGCATCTAAGGTAAGGTTGagagaaacctctcttatatAGCACTTCATTCATAAGGACGTATCTAGCTGATCTCACCCTCACCTTTCTGGCCTCGTCTTTCTCTTCTGGTAATCGTCCATCCTTCAAGTATGATACAATGggagtcatccaattttctcTGTTATCCACCTGCTGTACTTCTTGGACATCGATACTTGGCATATATTGAACTTCATCTGACTTCTCTAATGATTCATCTGCTGATGCTTCTTTTGCTATAGTATCAGCTTCCACGTTctcctcccttgggatttgaacgaagTCAGCTTTTTCAAACCATTTCACAAGGCGCATCACTCTACCaaggtatttcttcattctttcttccttcGCTTCATACGTCCCATTCACTTGCCCCATGATCAGTTGGGAATCCCCCATGACACATATGGACTTGGCTTCTACGGACTTtgccaattctagccctttgaggagggcttcatattcgactTCATTGTTAGTCGCTTGATACTGTAGACGGACTTTATGTTTCAGTTTATCTCCCTCTGGGGATTGCAAGACCACACCAATTCCTCCTGCATGCCGTGTAGACGAACCATCCACGTGGACGATCCATCTCTCACTGTCTTCTGTCTCTCTATGACTTGGGGTAAACTCTACAATAAAATctgctagggcttgagcttttatggcatgccttggttgatacCTGATATCGAACTCACTTAGCTCCACGGCCCACTGGATTAATCGTCCTGCAGCTTCCAGTCTATTCATTGCCTTTTTGAGAGGATGATCTGTCATaacattaatgacatgtgcttggaaataatgcctcAGCTTCCTTGAAGCTGTGATTAGTGCGAAGGCGAACTTCTCCATTTGTGGATATCGTCCTTCCGCTCCTTTCAATGCCTTGCTTGTATAATACACAGGTCTTTGGACTTTATCTTCCTCTCTTATCAATGCTGAGCTCACTGCATGTGGGGTTACCGCTAGGTACAAATATAGTTCCTCTCCTTCCACTGATGGACTCAGCAGCGGTGCCATGGTAAGGTATACCTTCAAATCTTCGAAAGCTCTCTGACACTCGTCGGTCCATTCGAATGCTTTTTtgagaaccttaaaaaatggcaaacatttatcagtagctttagagacaaacctgttaagcACAGCGACTCGTCCAGTGAGGGATTGGATTTCCTTGGTATTTTGCGGTGGCTTCATGTCcagtattgcttgaattttatctggattcgcttcaattcccctgtgggataccataaagccaaggaatttccctgatgatactccaaaggcacatttgctaggattcagcttcatgtgataCTGCCTCAATGTCTCAAATGTCTCCTGTAGGTCTTCTAGATGTCTTCCTTTGTCCTGacttttcaccagcatgtcatctacatagacttccacattccgCCCAATCTGCGGACGGAACATGTGGTTGACCAACCTCTGATACGTcgcccctgcattctttaaaccaaacggcatcaccttatagcagaataagccttgactggtgacaaaagatgtcttctcttgatcagccTCGTCCATtcttatctgattgtatcctgaaaaggcatccatgaagctaagCAATTTATGGCCTGCAGTTGAGTCTACTAACTGGTCAATGCGCGGTAACGGATAGCTgtccttggggcaagccttgttcagatcagtgaagtccacgcacattctccacttgccattcgcttttttgaccattactacattggccaaccaatccggGTAGTACACTTCCCGAATGAACTTTGCTACCATCAGCTTTTGGACCTCGTCCTTGATTGCACTATCTCTctcaggggcaaacaccctcttcttttgccgcacaggcttggaggaaggacatacattcaaacggtgggtaatgacactagggtctatacccGGCATATCCTCGTGACTCCACGCAAACACGTCgatgtttttcttcaaaaattggaCGAGGTCCgtcttaatcttctcttctaaatctgctcccaccctggtacacctctcagggttatcttcatccaaggaaatatcttccaatgcttcagtAGGTTCTGCTACAACCCTCTTTTCTTCAATGTTCATTGCTTGAACTTGTTCATCCATGGCCAGCATGGCCGAGTAACACTCTCTTGCTGCCAGTTGGTCACCTTGTACCTGTCCTACCCCgtgttctgttggaaacttgactgataagtggtaagtagaggtaacagctttccaactattcaaagttggccTCCTGATGATGGCATTGTAAGAGGATGGacaatctaccacaaggaagttcacaTCCTTGGTAATCTGTCGTGGATATGCCCCCACTACCACGGATAAGGAAATGGTACCCACTGGTTGCACCTTCATCCCACCAAAGCCTACTAGGGGGGAGTTCACTAGACGGAGCTGGTCTCGTCCTAATctcatctgctgaaaagctggataatataaaatgtctgCTGAGCTTCCATTGTCCACAAGTACTCTTCTGGTTGTGTAGTTTGCAATTAGTAAGGAGATGACGAGGGCATCATCATGAGGGTGATGAATTCTGTCAGCATCCTCGTCCGTGAAAGTGATTGCCCGCTCGTCCGTAGATCTTGCTcttggtgatcgtccagaaAGTTGGACGCTCTGTACTACCTTCAAGTatgctttcttggacttggacgacTGGCCAGTTGTACTTCCCCCAATGATGACTCTTATCTCCCCGAGTGGTGGTCGCAATGAATCTTCCATCTTTCCCTTCTGTTTCTCATCCCTCtggtctcgtccaaggaaaccCCTCAACTTTCCTTGccttatgagattttcaatttgttgcttcaagtcaaaACACTCGTCCGTGTCATGACCATGATccctatggaagcgacaatacttgttcctGTTGCACTTGTTGGGATCACCCTTCATTTTCTCCGGCCACTTCagggaaggatcatccttgatttgcataaggacttgctCAAGTGGGGCGTTTAAAGGGGTATACTGCTGGTTCCGTACTGGAGGGCCTGGCTTCTTACTTTCTCGATCTCTCCTTTCCTCCATCCGTCCTTTCTTTAGACGAGTACCTTGATCGTGCTGACGACTGGGATTTACGTCCATTCTCTCggacctcttcctcttcttagcaatgattgcatcttttgcattcataaaattctgagccgaatggacgagttcGGCCATGGACTGGGGCTCTTTTTCATAGAGCTTGTGTATAAACAGATCTGAATTCACCCCATTGTGGAAGGCTGCCAGTAGAAGCTTATCATCTGCTTCGTCCACACTGAGAGCTTCTCTGTTAAAACGGGTGATAAATGACCGAAGGCTCTCGTTCTCTCCCTGCTCTATTGTCAACAAACTGGACGAGGAACGTTTTTGCCTTTATCCtccaatgaaattgttaacaaataacttactcaactcttcaaaagaactcaccgaatttggaggtattttgctaAACCAAACTCGCGCCGAACCCTTAAGGGTGGttgggaaggccctacacattaTCTCATCAGGCACTccttgaagatgcatggtggtcttgaaagtggctatgtgatcaaacgggtcacgtgttccatcatatgaatccagagaaggcaacttgaactttgatggtagtgggtgaccgttgatggaagccgtaaagggAGAATCAGTCCTGTGAACCAAGTCTTCTATCGGATTCGCCCTTTTCATACTCTCCTTCATTTCCTCCATAactctcttcatttggtccattctTCCTTCAAGTATGGTGCCGttcgtgaagtggtgcctctaaacTGACTTCCAACTTCGGTATTCTCTCTTCCACCATGACTATCTGTTTGTCTTCCTTCACGTTCTTCTTGTGTTTGCCTCCTCATATTAATCTCCATTCGtaattcttggttttggcgagtcaactccgccatAGCGTCTGCCATAGATTGTGCATGTTGGGCAGATGACTGCATGACCGGCGCAGACTGGCGATCGCGATGCGGGTTGCTGCTTCCCTGatggcctgggctagtagcccttGATCTAGTCCGAACCATCAACCCTTTGTCACGGAGAACCAAACTGTAAAACAATcgcttcccacagacggcgccaactgatgattccttgattatcagtgggttgacaagacttgaacgttgatctttgggctatctcctgtaatacaaaggacacagaatcagaggggaccggtgaggaccggccaaaaatcctccgatgatcaagttagttaCTTTGAACTCTCTGTAACGAAGAATTATTCTCTTAACAGTAAGAAAATGTCTGAAAAATCCCCTTAcccttcatcgaagaagccttatatagtgtgtgtgtgtggaacggttatctgtttggtaaccgttcctagtgtcgaggagtccggagaattgggagtaacttccataaccgctgtggaagttacctaggtcggacgggccgatgaactcgtccatccatagtaaggatggacgagaccttcatGAGAAGCTTGTCCATTTTTAGTCCATCCATagtaaggatggacgagacctccatgatgatctcgtccacttttagtgaaagatggacgagatcatcttggaaggcttgtcGTTCATAAATGACGAGTAGATCTCACGAGGTATTAAGCTCGTCCATATACGGACGAGGTTCGCTGGTACGCTTGCAATTTTCTCCGCCTATTGTAGCTTCTGtcgttggacgagacatatggacgagttatggacttgggattatttgtgacaccatcagaaaccattcttgaacccaagattgtgagaaaggtgctcagatctctacccaagagattc
This DNA window, taken from Quercus robur chromosome 2, dhQueRobu3.1, whole genome shotgun sequence, encodes the following:
- the LOC126713225 gene encoding uncharacterized protein LOC126713225, with the protein product MSVASSSTDSLNKVIDEYCDDTSDRSSSSSASDESGGSTDENYSSGAPGLPIEVVQEQLRRASGSQAGSPSNPSDEVETVFSCAVGVHSKTDEQRLGNLKSWYQIPDEFNPRLPVHGEWCCEPRFGIGVYESYFLGGLRFPLNAFSRELLVKLGLGVCQFNPNAWRLIISMQILWREVFGGDRPLTVDEFLYCYKPSAISQSEGFYQFTARGNDCRLIKSLASSDRKWKTEFIFLSGFWAGNPVDVGRDPFPPYTGDLGNLRPEGTSLPLVYFYSYSYLVHLQFLTFICSLCCSCQTSVLEQISP
- the LOC126713227 gene encoding uncharacterized protein LOC126713227, which codes for MCYNMGLKEFEHSGVHDLFKAMSKFIAASRQATELDKTRVLLETRIQEVNADCKKWAGFAEKAKDEVKERNKLIEELRTDALEKETRIDHLQKMNNELNARLSKAREDAVAEFKSSKEYTDTLDSNYAAGFEDFRMDAVENFPEVDFSAIKLNLAAATSSLLQTGSDDVNVEDDASTQPPQDEPVENAPPS